In Streptomyces paludis, the genomic stretch GAGTGCCGCGTCGGGGCCTCCTCGCCCTGCCGCTTGGCGACCTCCGGACAGAGCACGATGTCACCGAGGAGCCCCTGCGGGGGCTCCTCGTCGTCCTTGACCGGCGGACGCAGCTCGTCCATCGGGAAGGACATGACATCCGTGGGGCCCGGCAGATCCATCCACTGGATGTGCAGTTGCTCCATGGCCGCGTCGTCCACCACGATCACCGACAGTTCGGAGAGCGGGTGGATACGCATCCGGGTGAGCGCGTAGCGGGCGATGTCGAGGATCGCCTGCTCGTCGACCTCGGTACCTGACTCGTTGTTGACGTCGATCGACATGGTGCGCTCTGGCTCTACTTCCCGTTTTCGTTGTCGTACTTCTCGTACGCGTCGACGATACGGCCGACGAGCTTGTGCCGTACGACATCCTGCGAGGTGAGCCGGGAGAAGTGGACGTCGTCGACGCCGTCCAGGATGTCCTGGACCTGGCGCAGCCCGCTCTTGGTGCCGCCCGGGAGGTCGACCTGGGTGATGTCACCGGTGATGACGATCTTCGAGTCGAAGCCCAGGCGGGTCAGGAACATCTTCATCTGTTCCGTGCTGGTGTTCTGCGCCTCGTCCAGGATGATGAACGCGTCATTGAGCGTCCGGCCGCGCATATAGGCCAGCGGCGCCACCTCGATCGTGCCCGCCGCCATCAGACGCGGGATGGAGTCGGGGTCGAGCATGTCGTGCAGCGCGTCGTAGAGCGGGCGGAGATACGGGTCGATCTTCTCGTAGAGCGTGCCGGGCAGGAAGCCGAGCCGCTCGCCGGCCTCGACGGCGGGCCGGGTCAGGATGATCCGGCTGACCTGCTTGGACTGGAGCGCCTGGACCGCCTTGGCCATGGCGAGATAGGTCTTGCCCGTACCGGCGGGGCCGATGCCGAAGACGATCGTGTGCTTGTCGATCGCGTCGACGTACCGCTTCTGGTTGAGCGTCTTGGGGCGGATCGTGCGGCCCCGGCTGGACAGGATGTTCTGCGTGAGGACGTCGGCGGGGGTCTCGGGACCGTCCGCACCGCCGTTCTCGCTCGCTCTGAGCATGGCGATGGAACGTTCCACTGCGTCCTCCGTCATCGGCTGACCGGTGCGGAGCACCAGCATCATCTCGTCGAACAGGCGCTGGACGAGCGCGACCTCGGCCGCACCGCCCGACGCGCTGATCTCGTTCCCCCTGACATGGATGTCCACTGCCGGGAACGCCTTCTCGACCACCCGGAGCAGCGCGTCCCCCGATCCGAGGACCATGACCATGGGGTGCTTGGCGGGGACGGTGAACCGGGCCTGCGCGGTGGCGGGGGCGGGGTCGGAGGCAGGGGTCTGGACTGTAGGTGTCTGAGTCATGGGCCGGCGCTGTGGCCTGCACATACCTCCCGTTGCAGGGTTCTCGCTGCTCGACAACCTCTGGGCTACCAGCGTACGACCCCGCACTGACAACACCCCAGTGCTTTTCCTTGCGCCGTCGGCGAAGTACCGGCGGCGCCGGGGCGCGGGACTCACCGGCCAGGAGCTGTACGCGCGCTCAGGCCGAGCGGCCGGCGCTCAGGCCGAGCGGCCGAAGCCGATCGTGGGCACGGCCCGGCGCAGCGGCCACGGCCGGGTCGGCGCGGGCAGCAGCTCCGGCAGGAAGCCGTAGCGGCGCAGGGCCGCCGGGTCCTGGTCGGCGCATCCGCGCACATGGCTCCACCAGGCCGCGATCTCGGTCCAGCCGGGCGCGGAGAGCGAGCCGCCGAACTCCTGGACGGAGAGCGCGGCCGTCAGCCCGGCGAAGGCCAGCCGGTCCGCGAGCGGCCAGCCGGCGAGCGTACCGGTGACGAATCCGGCGACGAAGACATCGCCCGCGCCCGTCGGATCGAGGGCCTCCACGGCGATCGCCGGCACCTCGGCGGTCTCGCCGGTGGCGCCGTCCACCGCGTACGCGCCCTCCGAGCCCAGGGTGACGACGGCGACCGGCACCCGCTCGGCGAGCAGCCGGGCGGCGGCCCTGGGGCAGTCGGTACGGGTGTAGCGCATCGCCTCCTCGGCGTTGGGCAGGAACGCCTCGCAGTGCTCCAGATCGGCCAGCCCCGCCAGATCCCACCGGCCGCTGTCGTCCCAGCCGACATCCGCGAAGATCCGGGTGCCGCGCCGTGCCGAGGTGGCGATCCACTCGTCGCGGCGGCCGGGCGCCAGGGCGGCGACGGCGGCACGCGCGCGTGGCGGGCATTCGGGCAGGGCGCCCTCGGGCGGCGGCGCCTCGTGGCCGTGCGACACCATGGTCCGCTCGCCCTCGTACGCCATGGAGACGGTGACGGGCGAGTGCCAGCCGGACACGGTGCGCGACCGGGAGAGGTCGATGCCCTCGCCCTGCGCCAGCGCGTCCCAGCAGTACTCGCCGTAGTGGTCGTCGCCGAAGGCGGCCGAGAGCGAGGTGCGCAGCCCGAGCCGGGCCAGCGCGGTGGCCATGTTGGCGATCCCGCCGGGGCTCGACCCCATGCCGCGCGCCCAGGACTCGGTGCCGCGCACCGGGGCGCTGTCCAGACCGGTGAAGATGATGTCGAGGAACACCGTGCCGGTGAGGTAGACGTCGCACTCCGGGTCGTCCGGGGCGCGCAGGGCGCCCAGCGGATCGATGTGGGCGGTGTGGTCCACCTCCCCGGCGGCGAGATGCAGCGGATCCCCGTCCAACAAGTCTCTGTTCAGCGGGTCTCGGTCCAGCGGGTCTCCGTTGGGTGTGATCACTGCGGGCTCCCGATCGCGTGCGGATCCCGACAGTCTGCCCGATCCCGCCGGGTCCCGGCGGACACCCGGCGCCCTCAGCGGGAGCGCTTGGGCAGCGGGACCCGTACGAGGTCGGCCGCGACGGTCAGTTCGCCCGTGAAGCCCGCCGCGCGCGCCTGCCGCTCGAACTCCCCGGGGTCGCCGTACCGCTGCGAGAAGTGCGTCAGCACCAGATGCGCCACGCCCGCGTCCCGCGCCGCCCGCGCGGCCTGGCCCGCCGTCAGATGGCCGTGCTCGGTGGCGAGCCGCTCGTCCTCGTCGAGGAACGTGGACTCGATGACCAGCAGGTCGCACCCGTCGGCCAGGGCGTGCACCCCGTCGCAGAGCCGGGTGTCCATGACGAACGCGAACCGCTGCCCCCGGCGCACCTCGCTGACCTCGTCGAGCGTGACACCGTTCAGCGTGCCCTCGCGCTGGAGCCGGCCGACATCGGGCCCGGCGATCCCGCGCGCGGCCAGCCGCGCCGGGTCCATCCGGCGCCCGTCGGGCTCGACCAGGCGATAGCCGTACGACTCGACGGGGTGGGAGAGCCGGTGCGCCTCCAGCGTGTACGACGCGGTGTGCGCGAGGACACCGTCGCGGCGCACGGGCGCCTCGGTCAGCTCGACGGTCTCGCGGTAGGCCGTCGCGTACCGCAGCCGTTCGAAGAAGCGCTGTCCGCTCGCCGGGTAGTGCGCGGTGATCTCGTGCGGCACCCGGTCGAGATTGATGCGCTGGACGACTCCGGCGAGCCCGAGCGAGTGGTCGCCGTGGAAGTGGGTGACACAGATCCGGTTGATGTCGTGCGCGGCGACCCCGGCGCGCAGCATCTGGCGCTGGGTGCCCTCGCCCGGGTCGAAGAGCAGGCCCTCGCCGTCCCAGCGGAGCAGATAGCCGTTGTGGTTGCGGTGGCGGGTGGGCACCTGGCTGGCGGTGCCCAGCACGACCAGTTCGCGTACGGACAAGACCCCGCGCCCGCTATCCGGGCGGCCAGTTGAGGCCGCGGCCGGCCAGGACGTGGGCGTGCGCGTGGAAGACGGTCTGGCCCGCGCCGGCCCCGGTGTTGAACACGATCCGGTAGCCGCTGCCCTCCACGCCCTCCTCGGCCGCCACGGCGGCGGCCTCGCGCAGCACGTCGGCGGCGATCAGCGGCTCGGCGGCGGCGAGGCTGCCCGCGTCCGGGTAGTGCGCCCGGGGGATGACGAGCACATGGGTGGGCGCCTGGGGGTTTATGTCCCGGAAGGCGACGGTCGTGTCCGTCGAGCGGACGACCGTGGCCGGTACGTCCCCCGTGGCGATCTTGCAGAACAGGCAGTCGCCCTGTGGTTCTCCCGCCATGGCACGGGCCTCCTCGACTCGGCGCGGCTGATGATCGATGCTGATGATCGAATTCCGTACGGAGGCATGCTATCCGCCGTACGGTGGCCCCCGCGGTCAGGACCAGCGGCCGGTGCGGGCCATCACCAGCACGGTCGCCGCCGTACCCGCGGTGGAGGTACGCAGCACGCTGTGGCCCAGCCGGTACGGCCGGGCCCCCGCCGCCGCGAAGGCCGCCAGCTCCTCGGGGGACACGCCTCCTTCGGGCCCGACGACCAGCACGATCGAGCCCTCGGTGGGCAGTTCGGCCACGGCCAGCGCCTCGCTGCCGGCGTCCCGGTCCTCGTGCAGCACACCCGCGAAGTCCGCCGTCGCCAGCAGCGCGGCGACCTGCTTCGTACTCATCGCGCCCGCGATCTCGGGGAACCGCACCCGCCGCGACTGCTTGCCCGACTCGCGCGCGGTGGCACGCCACTTGGCGAGCGCCTTGGCGCCCCGGTCGCCCTTCCACTGGGTGATGCAGCGCGAGGCCGCCCACGGGACGATGGCGTCCACGCCGGTCTCGGTCATCGTCTCGACGGCCACCTCGCCGCGGTCGCCCTTGGGCAGCGCCTGGACGACGGTGATGTGCGGGCTCTCCGGCTCCTCCTCGGACACGGAGTCGAGCTGGACGATCAGCCGGTCCTTGCCCTCGGTGTCCAGGACGACGCAATCGGCCCACTGCCCGGTGCCGTTGGTCAGGATGACGTCCTCGCCGGGCCGCATCCGCTTCACGGAGACGGCGTGCCGTCCCTCGGGTCCTTCCAGGACGTACCGCCCGCCGCTTCCGGCGTCGAAGTGGTCCACGACGAAGACGGGCGCGGTCACGCGGTGCTCCCCGACGCGTACGGCCCGTGGGTCAACTGGCCGCGGCCCTCGTCGAGTTCGGTGAGGAGCAGCTCGATCAGCTCGGCGGCGGGCAGTTCGCGGGCCATCCGGTGCCCCTGGCCGGCCCAGAGCGCCATGCCCTGCGCGTCGCCCACGCGGGCGGCGGCCTTGCGCAGTCCGGAGGTGAGGTGGTGGACCTCCGGGTAGGCGGCGGGCGCGTACGGGCCGTGCTCGCGCATGAAGCGGTTGACGAGCCCGCGGGCGGGGCGGCCCGAGAACGCGCGGGTCAGCTCCGTCCGTACGAACAGCGGGTTGGTCATGGCCTGTTTGTGCAGCGCGTTGGCGCCGGACTCGGGGCAGACCAGGAAGGCCGTGCCGAGCTGCGCCGCGTCCGCGCCCGCCGCGAGGACGGCCGCGATCTGGCCGCCGCGCATGAGGCCGCCGGCCGCGACGACCGGAATCTGTACGGTCTCCTTGACCTGCGCCACCAGCGACAGCAGCCCGATGCCCGTGCCGTCGACGGCGGGATCGTCTCGGTGCGTGCCCTGGTGGCCGCCGGCCTCGATGCCCTGGACGCAGACGGCGTCGGCGCCGGACCACTGGGCGGCCTGGGCCTCCTCGGGGGTGGTCACCGTGACGACGGTGTACGTACCCGCCTTGGCGAAGGCGTCGAGGGTGTCCCGGGTCGGACACCCGAAGGTGAACGAGACAAGCGGTACGGGGTCGTCGAACAGGATCGCCAGCTTGGCCTCGTACGCGTCGTCCCGCCCCGACTCGGGGTCGCCGAGCGGTGTCTCGTACCAGGTGGCCTCGCCGGCGAGCTGGTTGCGGTAGACCTCGACGGCGGCGGGGTCGGCGTAGTGCGCCTGCGGCATGAAGAGGTTCACGCCGAAGGGCTGGGCGGTGAGGCCGCGGAGCTGCTTGATCTCCTCGTACATACCGTCCGCCGTCTTGTACCCGGCGGCGAGAAACCCGAGACCGCCGGCCTCGGAGACGGCCGCGGCGAGCTGCGGGCAGGACGCGCCGCCCGCCATGGGCGCCTGCACGATCGGATACCGGCAGAGATCGGTCAGTACGGAGGACATGAACGCATCGTGCCATGTCCCGTGTGACAGGTTCGAATCGGCGTCGCATCAGGC encodes the following:
- a CDS encoding carbohydrate kinase family protein, which codes for MHLAAGEVDHTAHIDPLGALRAPDDPECDVYLTGTVFLDIIFTGLDSAPVRGTESWARGMGSSPGGIANMATALARLGLRTSLSAAFGDDHYGEYCWDALAQGEGIDLSRSRTVSGWHSPVTVSMAYEGERTMVSHGHEAPPPEGALPECPPRARAAVAALAPGRRDEWIATSARRGTRIFADVGWDDSGRWDLAGLADLEHCEAFLPNAEEAMRYTRTDCPRAAARLLAERVPVAVVTLGSEGAYAVDGATGETAEVPAIAVEALDPTGAGDVFVAGFVTGTLAGWPLADRLAFAGLTAALSVQEFGGSLSAPGWTEIAAWWSHVRGCADQDPAALRRYGFLPELLPAPTRPWPLRRAVPTIGFGRSA
- the ybeY gene encoding rRNA maturation RNase YbeY, whose product is MSIDVNNESGTEVDEQAILDIARYALTRMRIHPLSELSVIVVDDAAMEQLHIQWMDLPGPTDVMSFPMDELRPPVKDDEEPPQGLLGDIVLCPEVAKRQGEEAPTRHSMDEELQLLTVHGVLHLLGYDHDVPDEKAEMFGLQAAIVDGWRAERGLTGPSPAPTVS
- a CDS encoding histidine triad nucleotide-binding protein — its product is MAGEPQGDCLFCKIATGDVPATVVRSTDTTVAFRDINPQAPTHVLVIPRAHYPDAGSLAAAEPLIAADVLREAAAVAAEEGVEGSGYRIVFNTGAGAGQTVFHAHAHVLAGRGLNWPPG
- a CDS encoding 16S rRNA (uracil(1498)-N(3))-methyltransferase, whose translation is MTAPVFVVDHFDAGSGGRYVLEGPEGRHAVSVKRMRPGEDVILTNGTGQWADCVVLDTEGKDRLIVQLDSVSEEEPESPHITVVQALPKGDRGEVAVETMTETGVDAIVPWAASRCITQWKGDRGAKALAKWRATARESGKQSRRVRFPEIAGAMSTKQVAALLATADFAGVLHEDRDAGSEALAVAELPTEGSIVLVVGPEGGVSPEELAAFAAAGARPYRLGHSVLRTSTAGTAATVLVMARTGRWS
- a CDS encoding ribonuclease Z, translated to MSVRELVVLGTASQVPTRHRNHNGYLLRWDGEGLLFDPGEGTQRQMLRAGVAAHDINRICVTHFHGDHSLGLAGVVQRINLDRVPHEITAHYPASGQRFFERLRYATAYRETVELTEAPVRRDGVLAHTASYTLEAHRLSHPVESYGYRLVEPDGRRMDPARLAARGIAGPDVGRLQREGTLNGVTLDEVSEVRRGQRFAFVMDTRLCDGVHALADGCDLLVIESTFLDEDERLATEHGHLTAGQAARAARDAGVAHLVLTHFSQRYGDPGEFERQARAAGFTGELTVAADLVRVPLPKRSR
- a CDS encoding nitronate monooxygenase — its product is MSSVLTDLCRYPIVQAPMAGGASCPQLAAAVSEAGGLGFLAAGYKTADGMYEEIKQLRGLTAQPFGVNLFMPQAHYADPAAVEVYRNQLAGEATWYETPLGDPESGRDDAYEAKLAILFDDPVPLVSFTFGCPTRDTLDAFAKAGTYTVVTVTTPEEAQAAQWSGADAVCVQGIEAGGHQGTHRDDPAVDGTGIGLLSLVAQVKETVQIPVVAAGGLMRGGQIAAVLAAGADAAQLGTAFLVCPESGANALHKQAMTNPLFVRTELTRAFSGRPARGLVNRFMREHGPYAPAAYPEVHHLTSGLRKAAARVGDAQGMALWAGQGHRMARELPAAELIELLLTELDEGRGQLTHGPYASGSTA
- a CDS encoding PhoH family protein, with the translated sequence MTQTPTVQTPASDPAPATAQARFTVPAKHPMVMVLGSGDALLRVVEKAFPAVDIHVRGNEISASGGAAEVALVQRLFDEMMLVLRTGQPMTEDAVERSIAMLRASENGGADGPETPADVLTQNILSSRGRTIRPKTLNQKRYVDAIDKHTIVFGIGPAGTGKTYLAMAKAVQALQSKQVSRIILTRPAVEAGERLGFLPGTLYEKIDPYLRPLYDALHDMLDPDSIPRLMAAGTIEVAPLAYMRGRTLNDAFIILDEAQNTSTEQMKMFLTRLGFDSKIVITGDITQVDLPGGTKSGLRQVQDILDGVDDVHFSRLTSQDVVRHKLVGRIVDAYEKYDNENGK